One genomic segment of Scylla paramamosain isolate STU-SP2022 chromosome 9, ASM3559412v1, whole genome shotgun sequence includes these proteins:
- the LOC135103257 gene encoding uncharacterized protein LOC135103257: protein MAEDKQQLERRRTACRGWVTRSAKAFTALVTKPEVTKVELEDAVDDFDTRLAPLDDAQSAVELAISESDKLEEDIEAADHFRRQFEALVGEANILAISKFGYLHSSLEGEAKRVLQGITLTAANFPITCKMLKERFGKPERFIFAHIRALLNIDMPVKSSGSKYISSLWKMQDHLNSHVRSLEALGVKGDKYGVVLTPVILSRLPQEIRMEWSRDGSGHEGDLDWLMTFLQSEIERRERSDSYREGCRSEETRSGPIASERRKVIPVTASALVASSAPDHPKVTSTGVTSRNDSVKPAGEGATVSSESSTTPSVNHVGIALCNTQKGHEPLSSMCCVLQTAKVKVGTGKGNSVQVTVLFDTGSDRSCVSSSLVKRTKPTWLKSEPICYSAFGNNSSLSHMSDLCDLRLEDCKGIVHSLVAVEINTICVPLIRPRVPKDKLKGYESLPLADDYLHDQHINADILVGIDSYWKLMLPNQICLHEGLVAQESVFRWVLSGSWTSSGPMGANTQLLCVNAVSESTLSKFWDLESIGVTSKEELTENCNYVQQKFDEHVKFVDGRFVVALPWKSESARSQLQDNVKIAEKRLSNLCHRFQKDPHLREEYDAVLRMYEKEGICEELPPSQLKNIHPTYYLPHHAVVRESSPSTKRKRTSFFWICAKSETMMAMLKIKDSNRATDTSVGSLDTSVYSNATYGLEHS from the exons ATGGCAGAAGACAAACAACAGCTGGAGAGGAGACGGACGGCATGCCGTGGCTGGGTAACTCGCAGCGCAAAGGCTTTTACTGCTTTGGTTACCAAGCCTGAGGTGACCAAAGTAGAGTTGGAAGACGCGGTAGACGACTTTGATACGCGTCTTGctcccctggatgacgcccagAGTGCTGTGGAGCTGGCTATCTCAGAGTCTGACAAGTTGGAAGAGGACATCGAGGCCGCCGACCACTTCCGCCGTCAA TTTGAAGCCTTAGTGGGAGAAGCAAATATACTTGCCATAAGCAAGTTTGGTTATCTACACTCTTCTCTTGAGGGTGAGGCTAAGCGAGTGTTACAAGGCATAACCCTTACAGCTGCTAACTTTCCCATAACATGTAAGATGTTAAAGGAACGCTTTGGGAAGCCTGAACGCTTCATCTTTGCACACATTCGAGCCCTGTTGAACATTGACATGCCTGTTAAGTCGTCGGGGTCTAAGTACATTTCTTCGCTGTGGAAGATGCAGGACCACCTTAACTCTCACGTACGCAGTTTGGAAGCTTTGGGAGTTAAGGGAGACAAGTATGGCGTTGTTTTGACTCCTGTTATACTGTCCCGTCTTCCTCAGGAGATTCGTATGGAGTGGTCCAGAGATGGTTCAGGACATGAAGGTGATCTTGATTGGTTAATGACTTTTCTCCAGAGTGAAATAGAACGGAGAGAGAGGTCAGACTCGTACAGGGAAGGTTGCCGCAGTGAGGAAACACGCAGTGGCCCTATTGCAtctgaaaggaggaaagtaatcCCAGTTACAGCCTCTGCCCTTGTTGCATCCTCAGCACCAG ATCACCCGAAAGTGACTAGCACTGGTGTCACTTCTAGAAATGATTCTGTTAAGCCAGCTGGGGAAGGTGCAACGGTGAGTTCTGAGAGCAGTACAACTCCTTCAGTAAACCATGTTGGAATTGCACTATGCAATACACAGAAAGGCCACGAACCCTTGAGCTCCATGTGCTGTGTTCTGCAGACAGCCAAGGTGAAAGTTGGTACTGGTAAAGGTAATAGTGTTCAGGTGACAGTACTTTTTGACACAGGCTCTGACAGGTCTTGTGTATCAAGCTCCTTGGTTAAAAGGACCAAGCCGACATGGTTGAAATCTGAACCCATTTGTTACTCTGCCTTTGGTAATAATTCCTCTCTTAGCCATATGAGTGACTTGTGTGATTTGAGATTAGAGGATTGTAAGGGAATTGTTCATTCTTTAGTGGCTGTGGAAATTAATACCATATGTGTTCCTTTAATACGTCCCAGGGTACCCAAAGACAAACTCAAGGGATACGAATCATTACCTTTAGCTGATGATTACTTGCACGACCAGCACATTAATGCAGATATTTTGGTGGGGATTGACTCATACTGGAAACTCATGCTTCCTAATCAAATTTGTTTACATGAAGGTTTGGTAGCCCAAGAATCCGTTTTTCGGTGGGTTTTGTCAGGTTCTTGGACTTCCAGTGGCCCAATGGGGGCAAATACACAGCTTCTATGTGTCAATGCAGTGTCTGAATCCACTCTGAGTAAGTTCTGGGACTTAGAATCAATTGGTGTAACAAGTAAGGAAGAATTAACAGAGAATTGTAACTACGTTCAGCAGAAGTTTGATGAGCATGTAAAATTTGTAGATGGAAGGTTTGTGGTGGCATTACCCTGGAAGTCAGAATCTGCTAGGTCTCAGTTGCAAGACAATGTAAAGATAGCTGAGAAAAGGTTGTCTAACTTGTGTCATAGATTCCAGAAGGATCCACACCTGAGGGAAGAATATGATGCTGTCCTTCGAAtgtatgagaaggaaggaatatgtGAAGAACTCCCGCCTTCTCAACTGAAAAATATTCATCCCACCTACTACCTTCCCCATCATGCGGTTGTACGTGAGAGCAGCCCCTCTACTAAA AGAAAACGAACATCTTTCTTCTGGATATGTGCAAAAAGTGAAACAATGATGGCAATGTTGAAAATCAAGGATAGTAACAG AGCGACTGATACG TCTGTTGGTTCCTTAGATACAAGTGTGTACAGCAATGCCACGTATGGCTTGGAACACTCTTGA